ATTATAGGCGTCGCTTAGTTTCGTTTTTTCAATCTATTCGCCGTACGATTTGTACGGCTTCGGTCCTGCGGCGTCGTTCTGCTCGTTTCTGACTTTGACTACGGTTTTAATGTTTTTGAATCCATTCGCTGAACGAAATTAGTTCGGTCCTGCGGCCTCGCTCTGCTCGCTTCTAGCTTCGGCTTGGCGTTTTGGGCGTCGCGTGGCTTCGGCTTGGAGTTTTGAGCGTTGCTATTTTTTGCAAAAAAAATCGGCTCGCGGTACTGTTGTACGGCGAGCTTTTGTTTTGGAGACGGCGGGGTTATTTCGCCGCGATGTTGCGGTAGAGTTCCAGCTGGCGGGTGAAGCAGTCCTTCCAGCTGAACTTTTCGGCGTAGGCGCGGGCTTTCTGCTTCATGCCCTGCATGTCAGTGCGGTAGAGTTCCGCGATGGCGTCTGCCAGCGCTTGGGGCGTGCGTTCGCTCAGGATTGTACCTGCGCCCGATTCGGTCACGTGTTCGAATGCGGCGCCTGCGGCTGCCCCGACGAGCGCGTTCCCGCTGGCCATGCTCTCGAGAATGGAAAGCCCGAAGGTCTCCCAGCCCGAAAGCGCGAGCCCGATGTCGGCGCTTGCGTAGTAGCGTGCCATCTCGTCGATGGAATTGATGAACCCGATGTAGCGCACGTGCTCGTGCTTGCTTGCCGCTTCCTGCACCAGCGGGAGGCTCGGGCCTGTACCCGCGAATACGATGGCGGGCTCGTGTCCCAGTTTCTCTGCGAGGATGTCATATGCGCCGAGAATGAGGTCTATTCCCTTCTCGTTGCAGTGCCTGTGCGGGAAGAATATGACGAGGCGGTCGGGATTCCCGGCCTTGAGCTCGTTTACGAGCGCTTCGTCCCTCTTTGCGGGGGAGAACATGTTGATGTCGCAGCCGAGCGGAATCCATTGCGGGTTAGGCAGCCCGTTCTTGCGCAGGCGTGCCATCGCCTCTTTCGAGGAGGCTTCGATGCAGTCGAAATCCTTGAATTCCTTGCGGGCGTACCAGAAGGCTTCCTTGCGGGCGAACCTCCCGATTCCGGCACCGAGTTTCTGCGCCACGGGGCGCCCCACGTAGGTCACGGGGAAGTCCGCGTGCCAGAAGGCGACCAGCCTGGATTCGGGGCTGACCCGCTTTGCGGTGTGGCGCACGGCGGTGGGCAAGATGTACGGCGAACCCACCTCGATAATTTCGGGCTTGTACTTTTCGAGTACGGGCGCAATCTGCTTGCGCTTCCACATGAAGCGGTATTCCCAGTTGCCCGGGAACCGGAACGCTTCTACGTGTTCGACAATCAGGCCGTCGCTGCGTACTTCGGTAAAAGTCTTCGAGTCGGGCATCACGAACACTTCGAGCACGTCGCTCTGCTGTTCGTAGAATGCCATCTTCTGCAGGTGGTAGCGGCGTACGCCGCCGCCCGAGGGGCTCCAGAAGTTGTTGAAGTCGACTATGGTGAACTTGCGCCTGTTCTCTGCGTCCATCGGGTATCCCATCAGACTTCGCAGATGCGGTTCGATTCCGGATCGATGGCGAGCAATCCCTTGTAGAGGCTGCTGTTGCCGAGCCGCTTGGAATCTACGGTCAGGTAATGCTCCTCTTCCCTGGTTTCAAGCCAGTAGATGGCGTCGGAATCGCGCAGGTAGGCGCGCGGCGCGATGAGGGTCCCATGCTCGTCGACGAGTTCGCCACCCAGGAACAGCGGGATGTCGAGTGCCTTGTAGATGTCGAGCATCACCGACGAACGGCGTTCGTGGATGTCGGCGAGGTCGGGCCTGTCGGTGACCTTGAAGTGGTCGATGCCGTCGATCATCACGATGAGGTCGGGGTGTTCGCGCTGTTCTTCCTTGAGCGTGGCTAGCAGTTCCTTGTTGTCGAACGCGGGTTGGTCTTCCCAGATTTCCAGGCGGTTGTCGCGGACGAATCCCATAATCTTGCGGGTCGCTTCGAGAATCTTCTGGTTTACTTGTTCGTCTTCGTTTTTCTTGCGGACGTCGAGAACGGACTTGCCGATGAGCATCGCAACGAGCCTGTCGAATATCTGGCGGCGCGGTGTTTCGAGGGCGATGTAGATGAGCTTCACGCTCGGGTTGCTCTCGATGAGGTCGAGCGCGAGGCTCGAAAGCAGCGACGTCTTGAGGCCGAACGGGTTCGACGAGACGTAGAAGAGCCCGGACTGGATGCCGTCAATCTTTCGGGTGAACTGCGGGAACGTGTTGAGGAGGTAGCCCACGCATTCGTTGGGCGGGCAGCCCATTGCCGTGTCGTAGTTCTCCTTGATGTCCTGGAGCAGCATGGAACGGCGGTGGGTATGAATCGTGTCCTCTTCGGTCTCGGCGATCAGCTTGAGCAGATGGTCGGCGCCGTAGTTGCGCAGCATCAGGTCGAGCGTCTCGTTTTCGGGCAGCACGATGGACTTGAATTTCAGTCCCTGCGTTTCCGCCATCTTCAGGTACTTCTGGATGCGGAATTCCTGCTCCCTGCGGTTCGGTTCCCTGCGGAGGATGAAGGTCACGGAGTCGGCCCCGCAAGCCTTCAGCTTGTACAGGTGGCTCATCGTGAGTTCCTGGTACATGGTCGAGACTACGCCCGGAATGCCGGCGAGGTCCGCGGTAAGCGCGTCGAACATGCCTTCCACGATGATGGGCTTGTCGTTATCGGGCTGGATGTTGAACGGGATGTCGCCCGGGCCCGATGCATAAGAAATGTAGGGGTTGTGCTCCTCGTCGTTTTCCATGGAGCGTCCGTACACGGAGTGGATGAGCCCCTTGGAATTGCGTGCCGGAATGGTGATGCGCGGCTCGCGGTAGTCTTCGAGGTTGTCGAGGTAGAATGCGACCTGGTGGCGCTCGATGCCCGAAAGCATGCAGTAGCTGTAGAACGGCTCCGGGTCGCCGCTGTAGTAGCCGAGACCGTAGAGCTGGGCCTGGCCGATGCTCCAGCCGCGGCTTTCCAAGAATTCCGCCGAGGACGGGCTCTTGCAGGCGGCCCAGTGGCAGTAGCGCACGAAGTTCTCGAGGACGCGCGACTTCTCGCCGCCGATTTCCTTGATCCAAGGATGTTCGTCAGGATCCGCTTCCTGTTCCTGTTCACGGGTGCCTAAAAACTCGGTAGCCTCGGCGCGAGCGGACTGCTCGTCCAGACCGTTGAAACGGCTCCTCATCACGAATTCGACGAGGTCGCCTTCGCTCCCGCACTGCAGGCAGCGGTAACGCCAGTAGCCCAGCGCGTCGTAGAAGAACAGCGACGTCTCTTCGGGCGAATGGAACGGACAGCACGAAATTAGATTCCTTCCCCAACGGCTCAGGGGTACACCCAACTGTCTCGGGTGAGTCTTCTTGCGCATGATTCCGGCGTGTTCTTGATCGATGACCATAAAAACCTCTCTCAAGGAAAATCTAATAAGAAATTTGGCAAATGGATAATGGCGAAGAACTATTTATCTATTTTGAAAGGTATGATTATACTCGGAATCGACCCCGGCTCCATAACGACGGGCTACGCCTTCCTGAAGGCGGAAAAAGGGAAGGTGGATGTGCTCGAATATGGCGTATTCCATGCGAAGGCGACCCTCCCGGTCGAAGACCGCCTGTTGCAAATCGTGACCGAGCTGGAAGCGCGGCTCGATGTGTACCGCCCTGAAGCGCTCGCCATGGAAGGCGTGTTCTTTGCGAAGAACGCGAAGAGCGCCCTCGTGCTCGGGCATATTCGCGGGGCCATCCTCGTCGCATGCCGCCGCCGCGGGATGTCGTTCAGCGAATACCCGCCTAAGATCGTCAAGCAGGCGGTCACGGGCGACGGAAGCGCGGCTAAGGAGCAGGTGGCGAACATGGTGTTCGCGCGGCTGGGTATAGAGCATTCCGACCTTCCGCTCGATGCATCCGATGCGCTCGCGATTGCGTGGACGCATGCGAACCCGGCTCCGCTTTCGGCGGCGCTAGTGGCCCGTGCGGGGAAGCCTGTCCACCGCAAGAAAAAGGCCAGCGTTTCGGAATGGAAGGCGCTTGTCGAAAAGATGGGAGGGACTATCCAGTGAGTGCAGAAATTCTTTTGCCCTATGGCCTCGGTTCGCCGGACCTGGTCGAATACCAGAATGATTACTTTGTTTGTAAAGACATTTGCGGCGACCTGGAAAAACTTTCGCAGTTGCTGCAACGGAACGGCTTTAGCCTGCGGCTCGAGTCTGCGTACCGCCCGTTCGAAAAGCAGTTGTCTATCTGGAACCGCAAGGCCCGCGGTGAACTTGTACTGCTCGATGATTCCGGCAAACCCATGGAACGCCCGCAGGACGAAGAAGAACTGATGCATGCGATTCTCACCTGGTCGGCCCTTCCCGGTGCGAGCCGCCATCACTTGGGTACCGACATCGACGTGGTCGACGGGAACGCGTGTCCCGAAGGTTACGAGGTGCAGCTCACGCCCGACGAGTGCACGGGAATGTTCGCGAAGTTCCACGAGTTCTTGACGGCGATTTTCGAGTCGGGCGAATCGTTCGGCTTCAACCGCGTGTTCGTTCCCGGCAGGGGAAAAATCAGGCCCGAGGGCTGGCACATCGCGCACCTGCCCACGTCGCGCAGAATGCTGGAAGGCTTTTCTCTGGACACGCTCCGTAGCATATACGAGAAGAGCGATATCGCCTGCAAGGACGCCATCCTCGCCAACCTCCCGCAGCTCGCGGAAGACTACATCTATCCGTATTTTATCTAGAGGCAGCGGATCCACTTCGCGAAATCGCGCCCGTACCTGTCGAACAGCGCTTCCGGCGACAGGCGCGGCAGTTCCAGCGTAACGCATTCCGGTCTGTTTTGCAAGCCGCCCGCGCGGCCTTCCTTGCACCATGTTCCGAGGCTCCCGGGCGTCGGGTATCCGATGTCGGGCTTCCACGGCAGGCGGAACGTTTCGCACAGGCTCTGCACCAGCGTGCTCTTCTCGGGAGCGTCGATACACCCGATGGGGGCGTGCATCGAGAGGATCGCTTTCGGGGCGAGTTCTTCTATCAGGCGGACAAGCGCCTGCGTCTCGGGTTCGCTGCCGGCGGCCTTTCCCGGGGAAAGTTCCGTATCGCGCTCCGCTTCAAGTACGGACCTCACGTGTACGGGCTCGCTGCTCCAGTTCGATGTCGGGAAGTTGCGGTTCAGGTCGACGCCGTTCGCGTTCCCGCGGGTCCCGAGCGTAATGCCGTCGGGGTTCGCACACAGCACGAATGCGGTATGTTCCATCGTGCATCCGCACTGGCGGAGCGCGCGGCTCAGCAGGAACGTCGTTTCGGGCTCTTCGCCATGGATGCCTGCGATGACCAGCAGGTGGCAGTCACCGTCGCAGGGAATATAACGAAGCGGACATCCCGTTGCGGAACGCCCGTATTCTTTGAAGGGTAAGTGAAGGACTCCGGAGAACATGCGAAAATCCGAACTGTTCTCTATGGCGCCAAGCGTTTACTTTTCGCTTTCGGCCTTTGCCTCTTCGATAATCTTGCTGCGCTGGACGAGGCCGAGTCCAAGACCGATGATGAGGTAGCCGAGTCCGAGGACGAGCAGGTATTCCAGGATGATCATCTTTTCGGAGATGAACATGAAACCGGCGATGTAGGTCAACACGATGAGTACGGCCTGGAAAAGGTTGAGAGCCTTGCTCTTGCGCGGCTGGAGCTTCGGGAGGAACAGCGGGGATACCATCAGGAAGCCCGTAATGAGAAGGACGACGACCGGCAGGTAAATGAGAATGCTGGAGGTGTCGGCGAAGACGTCCTTGTTCTTGAAGAACACGACGAGGATGGCGTTGGCTGCACCGACGAAGGTCGTGGGCACGCCGGAGAAATGGTGATGGTAGCAGTCCGCATCGCAGGCGTTGTACTTGGCGAGGCGCATGGCGGCGCAGAGGACGTAGACCGAGAATCCGACCGCCATCAGGGGAACGTTCGCTTCGAAGAAGGAGGGCGAAAGGGTCTTGTAGGCGAAGAGGATGCTGAACGCGGGGGCGAGGCCGAACGCGATAAGGTCGGCGAGGCTATCGAACTGCGCACCGAATTCCGAACTGGCGTTCACGAGACGTGCGGCAAAACCGTCGAGCTTGTCGAGGAGGACGCTCAGGATGATGAAGTAGGCACCCATGAGGATAGGGTCTTTTGCTGTGAATGCTCCTGTTGTCCAGCAGATGGAAAATGCGCCCAGAAGAAAGTTCAGACTGGTGAATGCATTCGGCAAAATAAAACGAGTCTTACCCATAAAAATCTCCACTATAAAGTGCTATCGGAAAGATAGATTTTTTGTGCTACAGGAGGAGGTCGGGATGGATGAAAATAGTTACTAGTTCCGAGTTCTGAGTTGCTAACATAACAGGTATCAAGATGATTCTTGATACCTGAAAATCTAGTGACCAGTAACTATTGACTAATAGCTAAATAAACCGCACCGCAGGTGCTACTTGACCGGCTGGATTTCCCACAAGGCCTTCACGCCGGCTGCCACGATCAGGTGCTGCGGAGGCGCGTACGGGTTCTCTTCGGTGGGGAAGTTGGTCCAGTGCTTGGTGGAGAACTGGTAGTACTGCGTGGGGCGGTACATGACCGGAAGTACCGGTATGGTCTCCATGAAAATCTTGTTCAGTTCGCGGTAGGCGTTCGTGAGTTCTTCTTCGGACGTGATGGTCGGAATCTTCGCGAGCAGCAGGTTCGCGGCGTCGTTCTTGAAGCGGCCCTGGTTCGAGAAGGCGTCTTCGCCGACAGGCTTGAGGGCGACGCTTCCCATCACCTGGTCGAAGCGAGTCCACGGGGTAGCTGCCGAAAGTTCCGCAGTCTGCGTCTTCATGGCGAGGTCGAATGTGCAATGGCGCAGGTTCTTGTCCCATTCGCTGTAGTCCACGAAGTTCTGTTCGGCGGTGATGCCGACTTCGCCGAAGGATTCCACGATGACCTTGATGGCGTCTTCCCAGTCGGTCCAGCCCTGCGGGCATTCGATGCTGATGGGGCGGACGGGGTTGCCCTGCTTGTCGAGTAGCTTGCCATCGGCATTCCAGGTGTAACCGGCTTCGGTGAGGATTTCCTTCGCCTTCTCTGTATTATAAGTGTAACCGTACTTGTCGGCATCTTCCTTGTTGAAGAAGCGGGCTTCGGGGCCGAACGGCAAGATAAAGCCGGCCTGGATGGCGGGCGTGTAGTTGGAGTTCGCCCTGGACTTGATTTTCTCGAAATTCACGGAATGCGCGAGCGCCCTGCGGAATGCGGGATCGGTGAACGGCTCGACTTGCTGGTTGATGATGAGCGTCGTGATGGAACCCGGAAGGTGGTAGGGTTCCTCGCGGCTCCAGGCGCGGATGCCGTCCTTGGCCTTGTTCCAGATCTGCGGGAGGAATATCGACGAGACGTCGAGGTATCCCTTTGTCATTGCGCTATTGAAATGATTGTTGCCGTTGTACAGTGAGTGGATGATGTACTTCGGGGCGGGCTGCTTGCCCCCGTGGTTCGCGTTGCCCCAGTAGTTGTCGTTCCTCTCGAGTACAATCTTGTCGGGCGAGAAGGCCTTCAAATTGTACGGACCGGAAACGACCGGCATGGAATCGTTCTTGAATTCCATGACCTTCGCGAAATTGTAGGTCTGGCCTTCGCGCGCCGCTGCGATGATGGGCTCGAAGACCGCCTTCGGCAGGATAGACGTCTCCGCAATCGC
This genomic window from Fibrobacter sp. contains:
- a CDS encoding glycosyltransferase; translation: MDAENRRKFTIVDFNNFWSPSGGGVRRYHLQKMAFYEQQSDVLEVFVMPDSKTFTEVRSDGLIVEHVEAFRFPGNWEYRFMWKRKQIAPVLEKYKPEIIEVGSPYILPTAVRHTAKRVSPESRLVAFWHADFPVTYVGRPVAQKLGAGIGRFARKEAFWYARKEFKDFDCIEASSKEAMARLRKNGLPNPQWIPLGCDINMFSPAKRDEALVNELKAGNPDRLVIFFPHRHCNEKGIDLILGAYDILAEKLGHEPAIVFAGTGPSLPLVQEAASKHEHVRYIGFINSIDEMARYYASADIGLALSGWETFGLSILESMASGNALVGAAAGAAFEHVTESGAGTILSERTPQALADAIAELYRTDMQGMKQKARAYAEKFSWKDCFTRQLELYRNIAAK
- a CDS encoding CDP-alcohol phosphatidyltransferase family protein — protein: MGKTRFILPNAFTSLNFLLGAFSICWTTGAFTAKDPILMGAYFIILSVLLDKLDGFAARLVNASSEFGAQFDSLADLIAFGLAPAFSILFAYKTLSPSFFEANVPLMAVGFSVYVLCAAMRLAKYNACDADCYHHHFSGVPTTFVGAANAILVVFFKNKDVFADTSSILIYLPVVVLLITGFLMVSPLFLPKLQPRKSKALNLFQAVLIVLTYIAGFMFISEKMIILEYLLVLGLGYLIIGLGLGLVQRSKIIEEAKAESEK
- a CDS encoding ABC transporter substrate-binding protein — protein: MSIFGKLLRTSLTFPLVFTAGVFIACEDESSEKTVADNSEYPRSETLYIGGFDWAPPSTFNPLDYDPNFPIDGNVRLMYETLVTYNQITDKLEPMLADSFIKTDSSITVHLDEKAKWNNGTPVTVDDVIFTFHVDSILPTPRHGNWQYLSSVKADGNNNIVFNFASNNRNPLIILNAIAETSILPKAVFEPIIAAAREGQTYNFAKVMEFKNDSMPVVSGPYNLKAFSPDKIVLERNDNYWGNANHGGKQPAPKYIIHSLYNGNNHFNSAMTKGYLDVSSIFLPQIWNKAKDGIRAWSREEPYHLPGSITTLIINQQVEPFTDPAFRRALAHSVNFEKIKSRANSNYTPAIQAGFILPFGPEARFFNKEDADKYGYTYNTEKAKEILTEAGYTWNADGKLLDKQGNPVRPISIECPQGWTDWEDAIKVIVESFGEVGITAEQNFVDYSEWDKNLRHCTFDLAMKTQTAELSAATPWTRFDQVMGSVALKPVGEDAFSNQGRFKNDAANLLLAKIPTITSEEELTNAYRELNKIFMETIPVLPVMYRPTQYYQFSTKHWTNFPTEENPYAPPQHLIVAAGVKALWEIQPVK
- a CDS encoding M15 family metallopeptidase, translating into MSAEILLPYGLGSPDLVEYQNDYFVCKDICGDLEKLSQLLQRNGFSLRLESAYRPFEKQLSIWNRKARGELVLLDDSGKPMERPQDEEELMHAILTWSALPGASRHHLGTDIDVVDGNACPEGYEVQLTPDECTGMFAKFHEFLTAIFESGESFGFNRVFVPGRGKIRPEGWHIAHLPTSRRMLEGFSLDTLRSIYEKSDIACKDAILANLPQLAEDYIYPYFI
- the ruvC gene encoding crossover junction endodeoxyribonuclease RuvC; the encoded protein is MIILGIDPGSITTGYAFLKAEKGKVDVLEYGVFHAKATLPVEDRLLQIVTELEARLDVYRPEALAMEGVFFAKNAKSALVLGHIRGAILVACRRRGMSFSEYPPKIVKQAVTGDGSAAKEQVANMVFARLGIEHSDLPLDASDALAIAWTHANPAPLSAALVARAGKPVHRKKKASVSEWKALVEKMGGTIQ
- the mpaA gene encoding murein tripeptide amidase MpaA, translating into MFSGVLHLPFKEYGRSATGCPLRYIPCDGDCHLLVIAGIHGEEPETTFLLSRALRQCGCTMEHTAFVLCANPDGITLGTRGNANGVDLNRNFPTSNWSSEPVHVRSVLEAERDTELSPGKAAGSEPETQALVRLIEELAPKAILSMHAPIGCIDAPEKSTLVQSLCETFRLPWKPDIGYPTPGSLGTWCKEGRAGGLQNRPECVTLELPRLSPEALFDRYGRDFAKWIRCL
- a CDS encoding CHC2 zinc finger domain-containing protein, which produces MVIDQEHAGIMRKKTHPRQLGVPLSRWGRNLISCCPFHSPEETSLFFYDALGYWRYRCLQCGSEGDLVEFVMRSRFNGLDEQSARAEATEFLGTREQEQEADPDEHPWIKEIGGEKSRVLENFVRYCHWAACKSPSSAEFLESRGWSIGQAQLYGLGYYSGDPEPFYSYCMLSGIERHQVAFYLDNLEDYREPRITIPARNSKGLIHSVYGRSMENDEEHNPYISYASGPGDIPFNIQPDNDKPIIVEGMFDALTADLAGIPGVVSTMYQELTMSHLYKLKACGADSVTFILRREPNRREQEFRIQKYLKMAETQGLKFKSIVLPENETLDLMLRNYGADHLLKLIAETEEDTIHTHRRSMLLQDIKENYDTAMGCPPNECVGYLLNTFPQFTRKIDGIQSGLFYVSSNPFGLKTSLLSSLALDLIESNPSVKLIYIALETPRRQIFDRLVAMLIGKSVLDVRKKNEDEQVNQKILEATRKIMGFVRDNRLEIWEDQPAFDNKELLATLKEEQREHPDLIVMIDGIDHFKVTDRPDLADIHERRSSVMLDIYKALDIPLFLGGELVDEHGTLIAPRAYLRDSDAIYWLETREEEHYLTVDSKRLGNSSLYKGLLAIDPESNRICEV